The DNA segment ACTCACTCCAGCAACTTTCATATCACTTTCATAACTTTCTTTAATAGCATTTGCACCTTTAAATAAAGGCAACAAAGAAGGATGAAGATTAATAGCTTTTATATTCTGTGTAAAAACAGGACTTAATATTCTCATAAATCCAGCTAATATAGTCAAATCAACTTGATTTTCTTTAATAAGTTTTACTAAATTTGTGTCAAATTCTTCTCTAGTTTTAAATTTTTGATGTTCTATAATGATAGTTTCAATGTCATATTTTAAAGCTCTTTGTATACCATAAGCATCTTTATTGTTGCTTATACAAAGAACAATTTCAAAAGTATTTTGTCCAAAAGTTTTTTTATGCAATTTTTCTAAAATATTTTCTAAATTGCTTCCATTTCCACTAAATAATATTGCAAGTCTTATAAGCATTTTAATCCTTTTATTAACTTTAAAGCATCAAAACTATTTTTGTTTTTATTATATTTTTTAGCTACCAAAGCATGAGCTAAAACAGCATTTTTTGCTGCCTCTAAGGCACTAAATTTAGCGCCAAGTAAAGCTGCTATCATCCCACTTAGCACATCTCCGCTTCCACCTTTTGCCAACGCTTCGTTACCGCAATTGATTACATATTTTTTTTCTTTTTGGGCTATTATAGTATTAGCACCTTTTAACACCAGCACACAATCATACACAGATGAAAATTTTGATACATAAAAAAAGCGCTTTTTTTGAATATCTTCTACTTTAACTTCTTCATTAAAACACAATCTTAAAAGATTAGTAAATTCCTTAGGATGAGGAGTTATTATCACATCGCTCCTATTTAAATGCAAAAGTAGATTTTCACTTTGAAAACAATTTGCATCCAACACAAGTGGAATTTGTTTTAATATTTCATCTTTTAATATTTCCAAATTTTCAAGTCCCATACCTAAAGCAACAGCACTAGCGTCTTTGTTGATATTTGATTTTAACATAAGCAATGGCGAATAACTACTCTTTGCTATCAAAGACACAAGACCGGCTCCAAATTCTAAAGCAGCAAGCCCTGTTAAGGTACCTGCACTCTCACTCGCACACACATAAATATGTCCAAAATTTCCTTTATTTGAAGTCACATTTCTAATTATAAGCTTTAAATCTTTTGCTTGAAGTAAAAAACTTTGTGTTGCAAATGATTTAAGTTGTAATCCTAAAGGCACAAGTTTTATCTTGCCTACATACTCTTTAGCAAAATCTTCCAATAACCTCTCTTTAACTACACCCATACACAAAGTAAAATCTGCCTTAAAACATATATCAAATCCTATTCCACTAGGGCAATCACATGCTATTTTTAAAGCTTTAGTTCTATTAACCTTGAGCAATGTTTTTTGTAAATTTTCATCCAAATTTTTATTTAATCCGCTTCCAAATATACAATCTATAATAATGTCAAAATGTTTAAATTTTGGTTCTTTTTTTAAAAATTTATATCCAGTATTTTTTAAAATTTGAATTTGCTTTTGAAATAATTCACTTTGTTTATAATTGAAGCAATAAGCTTTAGAATTCTTAAGATGTCTAATGGCAACCAATCCATCTGCTGCATTATTCCCTCCGCCAAGCAAAAATAATATTTTTGCATTTTTAAATTTTTTACTTTTCTTAAGAATAAAATTCGCAAGCTCAATCCCAGCATTTTCCATCATAATAAGTTCATCTAAACCTTTATTGTAAAGCTCTTGCTCAAATTTAGTATTATTTTTACATATTGCTATCATTGTTTATTTCTTGTTGAATTAATTTTTGAGTTTTAGCTCCAAGATCTTTAAGTTTTACTATTCTTGAAGCGATATTACCACTACCGTGGGTTAATTTAGTTTGCATACTGTCTATATTAGTGTTTAATTTTCTAACATTATCTTTAATTTTTTCAAAATCATCTAAAAGTCCAGCAAATTTATCATGAAATTTACCAAGTTCTTCAAATGCTTTCAAAATATTTTCATTGCTTTGTATATTTTTCCATGAAATATTAATTGTATTAAGCGCCATAAAAAGTGTATTAGGCGTTGTAAGATATACCTTTTTTTTATAAGCATACTGGTAAATTTCAACATCGATACTTAAAATCAAGTCTAAAATATTTTGATAAGGTATAAAGAGCAAAACAAACTCATAAGTATATTTATCAAACTGCGTATAAGGCTTCTTTGCTAATTCATCAATCCTTGCTTTTAAATTAAATGCAAGTTCTTTAATAGTTTGCCCTTCAAGTTCTTCAAAATTAAAATTATTTGGTAAAGAAAATTTAGCATCTATAATAATACTTTTTTGTTTATCCAAAAAAACTACAGCATCGGGTATATAAGTTTTACCATCATCTTTAAATTTCTCTTGTAATTTATATTGAGTACCTTCAATTAAACCACTATTTTCTAATACGGACTTAAGTTGTAATTCTGCAAAATTTCCACGAATTTTTTTATCTCCTTTGAGAATTTTAGCTAATTTTTCAGCATTTTCTCCCATATTCTGACTAAACTTAAACATATGCTCTATATTTGTTTTTAAACTTGTCTCATTTTGCAAAAGTTTTTCACTATATTCTTTAACACTTTTTTTTACAGGTAGGAAAATTTCTTCTAATATTTTTTTTGCATCTTCATTAAACATAAGCTTGTTTTGATTTAAAATATTAGTATTTTGTTTTTGCAAATTTTGCTCAAACTCATATTTTAATTCTAATAAATTTTGTTTATATTTTTCTTCAAGCTGATTCAAATTCCTAGTATATTCTTCTTTTATCGCACTACGTTCTTGTAAATGCAAATTTAAAAATTCTTTTTGATTTTGTTCTTTTTCTTTAAATCTTGCTTCTAATGCTTCATATTTAGACAAAATAACCATTTTTTCTTCAATAAGTTTAGATTTTTGTTCTAAAAGATTTTGCTTTTCTTGCTCTAAAATATCATTTTGATTTTGCATCAACACATAGTTTTGATTTAAAATTTCAAATTTTGCTCTTTCTTTTTGAATTTTATAAATAAGCCATATTAAAGATAAAGCTAAAACACTTAATAAAGCAATTAAAATATTTTCCATCAGCTAACCTTTAACTTTTTCAAGAAAATATATATTTTTTTCATTAGATTCTTTAAACTGTTTCATTTTTGGCAGTAATTCTTTCACCAAAGCTCTAAAATTTTTAAAATTAAAATTTTGTGGGGTAAAGTTAGCATGTTTTCTATTCATATTTGATCTTATTTGAGCATATTCTGCACGACCTTTTTCTTCTATAAGAGTTTCTGTAATATTGATCAAATCTTTGATATATTCTTTATCAATGATAGTTTTATCCTTGGAATTATCTTTATCAAGATAAAAAAATTCATTAAAAGAGTTTACATACGATTTTACAGCCTGTTTTAATCCCATACCTATAACTTGTTTTTTAGCTTCTTTAAGCTTTTGGATTAAACTTGTATAATCACTATCACTTGAAACAATTACAAAAATATCTATATCTTTTTTTTCATAAAAAACACTCATAATTTCAGTAATTAAATACATATCACTAGAATTTTTATTGGCAATAAAATTAAATTGCTGCATAGCAATAATAGAATATTGCTCAATTTGATCTTTCCAGTTTTGTATATTTTTCTGTGTCCAATCACCATAAATTCTTTTAATTACAATTTCACCATATTCAGAAGCTATATCAAAAATAGATTTTGCATATTTTGAAGGAATATTCTCTGCATCGATAAACACAGCAATACTTTTATTTTCCATATTCTACCTCTATAAATTCCTCATTCTAAAACTTAAAGCTTTAAACAAATGAGATTTTGAAATTTGCTCTTGTTGTTCTAAATCAGCGATGGTTCGTGCAACTTTCAAAGTTTTATTCACACCTCTTTGAGAAAGATTGTATGAAACAATTGCTTTGTTTAAAATTTCTTGAGCATCTATATCAAGCACACAGTATTTTTTTACTTGTTCTTCATTTAATTTAGCATTAAATTCATTTTGATTTCTTTTTTTCTGAAAAACAAATCCTTCAAAAACTAATTCACTCATTTTTTTAGAATCAAAACTTGATTTATCTTCATATGAAATCTCATCCATAGCAACATATAGATCAAGTCTATCTAGTATAGGTGAAGAAATTTTATTTTTATATTTTTTTATTTCATTTTCTTGACATCGACATGTTTGATTTTTGGAAAATAAATTTCCACATGGACAAGGATTTTGAGCACATACAAATAAAAATTTAGTTTCATAAACAACTTTATTATTAACTCTAGAAATCAAAATTTTATAATCTTCCAACGGCTCTCTTAAACTTTCTATAATTTGTTTAGAAAAGTGTGGAAATTCATCAAAAAATAATACTCCACCATTTGCTAATGCTACTTCTCCTATCTTAGCACTTTTAGTTCCACCACCAAAAATACTTGCTCTAGTACTTGTATGGTGTGGACTTCTAAAAATTCTATTAGCACTTAGATCATCATCTAAAGAATTTAAAGATTTATAAGCATTTTGAGAAAGAATTTCTTTTAAATTTTGAGGTGGCATAATATAAGAAATTCTTTTAGCACACATACTCTTACCACATCCTGGACTACCTTCGAACAAAATATTATGCATGCCAAGGGCAGCTACCATGCAAGCAAATTTGGCATTTTCTTGTCCTTTAACATCTTTAAAATCATGTACAAAATTTTCATTTTTGATATATTTTTGTCCTTGAATCTCTATAGCTTTTGAAAACAAAGGATGGGCATTTTTAACACTATAGTTTTCATAATTTTTATTTTTGAAAAAATCCATAGCTTGTGTTAAATTTTCTAAAGCATAAATTTGCAAATTTGGTACCATTGAGGCTTTTAATGCTATAGATTTAGGAACTACCACTTTCGCATATTCTATTTTAGAACTCAAAAAAAGTAATAACGAAAACATTCTAGCGGTACTTTTAATGCTTCCATCTAGACCAAGTTCTCCAAAAACAAAAAAATCATCTAAATTTTCTTTTTGAAATAAAATTAAAATAGCTATAGCTAAATCAAAATGAGATCCATTTTTTGGTATATCTGAGGGACTAAGGTTGATAGTAATTTTTTGAGCTGGAAAAGAAAAATTGTGACTCAATAAAGTTGCCTTAATTCTTTCTGTGCTTTCTTTAATCGCTGAATTTGGTAAGCCAACTATATTAAAACCAGGTAAACCTCGTGTAAATGTTGATTCTACTTCTATAATATCAAGTTGATCAGAAAAACTTGCGCATTTGAGTTTCTTCATCTAGCTTTTTTTAGATTTTTTCTTAAATTCTTTGTCAAATTTCTTACGCTTCAAAAAAGAAAGCTTTTCTATAAACAAATGTCCATCCAAATGGTCAACTTCATGTTGAATAGCTACAGCCAAAAAATCATGGGCATTTAAACTTTGTTTTTTACCAAAACGATCTTGATAATCTAATCTTATATTTTTATAGCGCATCACATTTTCATAAAAACCAGGAATGCTTAAACAACCTTCATTACATGAAATTACCTCATCATCCAAGGCAGTTATAATAGGATTTATAATTTCTAAAAGTGTTTGTTTATCTTTTTGTATACCCTCTTCATCTCCAATATCTACAAGCAAGGCTCTCAAAGGAATATCTACTTGAATAGCTGCTAATCCTACACCTTTATTTTCTATCATAGTTTCATACATATCATCTAATAAAATATGCAATTGCTCATCAAATTCTTTTACTTCTTGTGATTGCAAAAACAATCTAGGATTTGGATAGGTAATTATTTCTCTTATCATAACTTATCTTTCTACTATTGCAAAAGGAGTCAGGTCTTTTCTTGTATCTTCTAAGGCATTAATGCATTTATCAACTAATTCTTCACTTTTGCTATCTTTATTTACTACGCCTATTGCTAGCTGAGCATCAACTTGAATTTCTTTATCAGCAAGAAAAAAATTTGAATTTTCTAATGATTCTAAAAATTTATCACAAATTTCTTGTGCTTTATCCAAATTTGTATGTGGCATAATCGTTGCAAAGACATTATTTCCATAATGGGCCACAGTATAACCTGAAGGAATATTTTTAGCAAAAATCTTACAAATACCTTTTAAAAACGCTATTTTGTCTTTTTGAGCATAAGCTTGATCTAAAGTTTCATCTTTTACTTTAAAAAATAATAAAGTAGTGTGATAACCATATTTTAAATTACTTTCTATGCTCTTTTCTAAATTTTCTAAAAAATATCTTTTATTATAAACCCCAAATTTAGAGTCAAAATCACTTTGTTCTTCTATTTGTTTATAAATTTGTCTTACTTCATCAAAATTTTCTCTAATTTCATCAGAATATCGCTCTAAAATATTTGAAAATCTTAAAAGATCGGCTTCTAGAGCATGAATAACATTAGATACTGATAAATTCCCAGTACTCACAGCAAGCTCAGAATTTCTCTTTTTTAACATACTTTTCATAGTTTCAAGATGCTTATAAATCATTGCTATATAATGCACCAGTGTAGATGTTGAACTAAAGCTTTTTTTTATTTCTTGCTCAATATTTGCACGCCTTGTATCATCATCATTTTGTTCAAATTCCATAATTTCATTAATTTTTTTCTTAAAAGTTAAAGGGCGTCCATCTAACATTTTTTGAAAATATACATTATAATTAGTAGGGGTAGGAGGTATATTATCTTTTATAAGCTCAGATAAAATAGACTTTACAAATTTCTCAAATTCTCCACCACTAATTTTTTGAATTTTTGGAGCTTCTTTTACAAAAGACAAATCATTGTGTAAATTTAAATCGGCAAATAAATCATCATCAAGCATTGTTTTTCCTATTTAAAGCTTTTTTCTAATACCTTATCTATTAATCCATATTCTTTAGCTTCAAGTGCACTCATAAAAAAATCTCTATCTGTATCTTTTTCTATTTTAGACAATTTTTGCTTTGTATTTTTAGCTAAAATATCGTTTAAAATTGATTTTAATCTTAATATTTCTCTTGCTTGAATTTCTATATCAGTTGCTTGACCTCTAGCTCCGCCAAGTGGTTGATGTATCATTATTCTTGAATTTGGTAAAGCAAAACGTTTCCCTTGAGCACCACAACTTAACAAAAATGCACCCATTGATGCAGCTTGTCCTATACAAATAGTACAAATATCAGGCTTAATATAATTCATAGTATCATATATACTAAAGCCACTTGTAACAACTCCTCCTGGTGAGTTAATATAAAGATAAATATCTTTTTGTGGATCTTCAGCTTCTAAAAATAACAATTGAGCTACTATAGAAGCAGCAAGATCATCATGGATCTCACCACTTAACATAACAATTCTATCTTTTAAAAGTCTT comes from the Campylobacter insulaenigrae NCTC 12927 genome and includes:
- a CDS encoding bifunctional ADP-dependent NAD(P)H-hydrate dehydratase/NAD(P)H-hydrate epimerase, giving the protein MIAICKNNTKFEQELYNKGLDELIMMENAGIELANFILKKSKKFKNAKILFLLGGGNNAADGLVAIRHLKNSKAYCFNYKQSELFQKQIQILKNTGYKFLKKEPKFKHFDIIIDCIFGSGLNKNLDENLQKTLLKVNRTKALKIACDCPSGIGFDICFKADFTLCMGVVKERLLEDFAKEYVGKIKLVPLGLQLKSFATQSFLLQAKDLKLIIRNVTSNKGNFGHIYVCASESAGTLTGLAALEFGAGLVSLIAKSSYSPLLMLKSNINKDASAVALGMGLENLEILKDEILKQIPLVLDANCFQSENLLLHLNRSDVIITPHPKEFTNLLRLCFNEEVKVEDIQKKRFFYVSKFSSVYDCVLVLKGANTIIAQKEKKYVINCGNEALAKGGSGDVLSGMIAALLGAKFSALEAAKNAVLAHALVAKKYNKNKNSFDALKLIKGLKCL
- the def gene encoding peptide deformylase — encoded protein: MIREIITYPNPRLFLQSQEVKEFDEQLHILLDDMYETMIENKGVGLAAIQVDIPLRALLVDIGDEEGIQKDKQTLLEIINPIITALDDEVISCNEGCLSIPGFYENVMRYKNIRLDYQDRFGKKQSLNAHDFLAVAIQHEVDHLDGHLFIEKLSFLKRKKFDKEFKKKSKKS
- the purN gene encoding phosphoribosylglycinamide formyltransferase gives rise to the protein MLIRLAILFSGNGSNLENILEKLHKKTFGQNTFEIVLCISNNKDAYGIQRALKYDIETIIIEHQKFKTREEFDTNLVKLIKENQVDLTILAGFMRILSPVFTQNIKAINLHPSLLPLFKGANAIKESYESDMKVAGVSVHWVNEELDGGKIISQKSFDKDRLNFEEFEEKIHILEHEILPLTIVQIFEDD
- a CDS encoding YifB family Mg chelatase-like AAA ATPase produces the protein MKKLKCASFSDQLDIIEVESTFTRGLPGFNIVGLPNSAIKESTERIKATLLSHNFSFPAQKITINLSPSDIPKNGSHFDLAIAILILFQKENLDDFFVFGELGLDGSIKSTARMFSLLLFLSSKIEYAKVVVPKSIALKASMVPNLQIYALENLTQAMDFFKNKNYENYSVKNAHPLFSKAIEIQGQKYIKNENFVHDFKDVKGQENAKFACMVAALGMHNILFEGSPGCGKSMCAKRISYIMPPQNLKEILSQNAYKSLNSLDDDLSANRIFRSPHHTSTRASIFGGGTKSAKIGEVALANGGVLFFDEFPHFSKQIIESLREPLEDYKILISRVNNKVVYETKFLFVCAQNPCPCGNLFSKNQTCRCQENEIKKYKNKISSPILDRLDLYVAMDEISYEDKSSFDSKKMSELVFEGFVFQKKRNQNEFNAKLNEEQVKKYCVLDIDAQEILNKAIVSYNLSQRGVNKTLKVARTIADLEQQEQISKSHLFKALSFRMRNL
- the clpP gene encoding ATP-dependent Clp endopeptidase proteolytic subunit ClpP — its product is MSSYIPYVVEKTSRGERSYDIYSRLLKDRIVMLSGEIHDDLAASIVAQLLFLEAEDPQKDIYLYINSPGGVVTSGFSIYDTMNYIKPDICTICIGQAASMGAFLLSCGAQGKRFALPNSRIMIHQPLGGARGQATDIEIQAREILRLKSILNDILAKNTKQKLSKIEKDTDRDFFMSALEAKEYGLIDKVLEKSFK
- a CDS encoding GGDEF domain-containing protein; its protein translation is MLDDDLFADLNLHNDLSFVKEAPKIQKISGGEFEKFVKSILSELIKDNIPPTPTNYNVYFQKMLDGRPLTFKKKINEIMEFEQNDDDTRRANIEQEIKKSFSSTSTLVHYIAMIYKHLETMKSMLKKRNSELAVSTGNLSVSNVIHALEADLLRFSNILERYSDEIRENFDEVRQIYKQIEEQSDFDSKFGVYNKRYFLENLEKSIESNLKYGYHTTLLFFKVKDETLDQAYAQKDKIAFLKGICKIFAKNIPSGYTVAHYGNNVFATIMPHTNLDKAQEICDKFLESLENSNFFLADKEIQVDAQLAIGVVNKDSKSEELVDKCINALEDTRKDLTPFAIVER
- a CDS encoding NYN domain-containing protein — translated: MENKSIAVFIDAENIPSKYAKSIFDIASEYGEIVIKRIYGDWTQKNIQNWKDQIEQYSIIAMQQFNFIANKNSSDMYLITEIMSVFYEKKDIDIFVIVSSDSDYTSLIQKLKEAKKQVIGMGLKQAVKSYVNSFNEFFYLDKDNSKDKTIIDKEYIKDLINITETLIEEKGRAEYAQIRSNMNRKHANFTPQNFNFKNFRALVKELLPKMKQFKESNEKNIYFLEKVKG
- a CDS encoding DNA recombination protein RmuC yields the protein MENILIALLSVLALSLIWLIYKIQKERAKFEILNQNYVLMQNQNDILEQEKQNLLEQKSKLIEEKMVILSKYEALEARFKEKEQNQKEFLNLHLQERSAIKEEYTRNLNQLEEKYKQNLLELKYEFEQNLQKQNTNILNQNKLMFNEDAKKILEEIFLPVKKSVKEYSEKLLQNETSLKTNIEHMFKFSQNMGENAEKLAKILKGDKKIRGNFAELQLKSVLENSGLIEGTQYKLQEKFKDDGKTYIPDAVVFLDKQKSIIIDAKFSLPNNFNFEELEGQTIKELAFNLKARIDELAKKPYTQFDKYTYEFVLLFIPYQNILDLILSIDVEIYQYAYKKKVYLTTPNTLFMALNTINISWKNIQSNENILKAFEELGKFHDKFAGLLDDFEKIKDNVRKLNTNIDSMQTKLTHGSGNIASRIVKLKDLGAKTQKLIQQEINNDSNM